The Dendropsophus ebraccatus isolate aDenEbr1 chromosome 3, aDenEbr1.pat, whole genome shotgun sequence genome includes a region encoding these proteins:
- the LOC138786827 gene encoding uncharacterized protein, whose protein sequence is MEEWEYVEGHKDQYKDVMLEDQQPLPSAVRSSKRTAPERCPRPLLSQDQHQGEDVNNFNAPETDVSGNEQYKEEVTTEKDLITMDKTIKEEEEETDVSNDEQYKEDITAEKELYSFNYTDIRVKEETDVSGDEQYKEEITTGEELNHKIAMDKIVKEEEEETDDSSDEQYKEDITTGNRPGE, encoded by the exons atggaggagtgggagtatgtagaaggacacaaggatcagtacaaggatgtgatgctggaggatcagcagcccctcccatcagcag tcagatccagtaagagaacagcaccagagagatgtccccgtcctcttctctcACAGGATCAgcatcag ggggaagatgtgaACAATtttaatgctccagagacagatgtgagcggtaatgagcagtataaggaggaagtTACTACAGAAAAAGATCTTATTACTATGGACAAGACAattaaagaagaagaggaggagacagatgtgagcaatgatgagcagtataaggaggacattacTGCAGAGAAGGAACTATACTCATTTAATTATACAGACATAAGGGTAAAAgaggagacagatgtgagcggtgatgagcagtataaggaggaaattACTACAGGGGAGGAACTGAACCATAAAATTGCTATGGACAAgatagtaaaagaagaagaagaggagacagatgacagcagtgatgagcagtataaggaggacatcactacaggtaaccgcccaggtgagtag